From the genome of Procambarus clarkii isolate CNS0578487 chromosome 81, FALCON_Pclarkii_2.0, whole genome shotgun sequence:
gaacagGCAACGTCTGTTAGAACTCTGATGCCTTCGTGGTCTCTGTTTtctcgagatgattttggggcttagcgtccccgcggcccggtccttgaccaggcctcttttttgtttcACATCCCCCAAGAAACAGCctgtaccagctgtctaactcccaggtacctatttactgctaggtaacaggggcatcagggtgaaatatattttttacccatttgtctccgccatcACCGTGGAtcaaacctggaacctcaggactacgaatctgaagcactgtccactcagctgtctgcgtcaccaacacgttcttcggcacaaagcctcaacaccgagcctCTTGGAGACGCCTCCAGattcaagcactggcaccagcttgatccGAATCTTACCAGGCGTACAAGTCTACCCAGCATCAAGATTACGCATAGCTATCAGATTGCTGTCTGTGATACTGACCACTCGTTGGTATGTAGCAAGGTCAAGATGCAAACAAAGAAGAtccaccaatagatggcgttgtccacgtAGCGTCCAATatcacgggaggggggggggctggagtgcagacccatagatggcgctagAATTGCCACTCTACACTCCAACGACGGTGGCGATACCGTAACAGACGGTATCAAGCAGGCTCTTGGCCCAATCCAGAAGGAGACCGCGCTCCCCCCCATGAAATCTGCCacaggcgaggtgattcaggaccagacactgatgCTGAAGTGCTGGGTCGAGCGcttctctgagctatacgccagggaaaatgtggtcaccgaagacgccccgagtgccattgagtgtctgcctgtgttcatggtgctcgacagcgaaccgaccctcgaAGAACTCAGCCAGGCCCTAgattcccttgcttctggtaaagctcctggaaaAGTCGGCATTCCTGCTAAGGCTTGAAGTGCTGCAAAGGAATCctactcatggagctgcatgtaaTTCTCTGTCTCTGCTggagagaaggagaggtgccacagaacatgagggatgccaacattgtCCCATTGTACAAGAACAATGGTGACgggcgactgcaacaattaccacggcATCTCCCTCCTCGTCATTgtgggaaagctgtttgctcgagttacattgaagaggctccaagtactcgcGGAGAGAATCTATTCAGAATTACAGTGCGGATTCCAAGCTAACAGGTCCACTATCGACATGGTCCTtttcctcagacaactgcaggaggaaTGCAGGGAACAGATGCAGTCACTCTTtgcagccttcatagatctgacaaaGGCCTTCCCTCGTCAGCCATCTCTTCCCTGACGAAGGCCATCCCtcatcagcagggatggcctgttcaagatcctcccccaaAATCGGATgcacacccaggctcctcagcatcaccaGATTCTTCCACGAGAAAATGAAGAGCACCGCGGTCTTTAACGGTTTAAAACATCGGATGCCTTCGACATCCAAAgcagagtaaagcagggctgcgtcctAGCTTCAACCCTATTCggaattttcttcgcagttatgctgcagcacgccttcggatctgccaCAGAAGGCATctccctccggaccaggtcggacggAAAGCTCTTCAACTCGCCAGGCTAAGAGGCGAGACAAAGATtcagctgaggtgtctgcgcgacttcctttttgctgaCGATGCAGCAGTCaccgcccactcagctgaagacctccaacagcTAATGATCCGCTTCCGCGAGGTCTGTCAGGCTCTCGGCTttcatcagcctgaagaaaacacaggTCATGGAAttacaaactggaagtcgttcacgacatgTACctaggctccacaatctctgattccctctctctcGACACAGAGCTAAACAAATGCATCGGTAAGGCGTCTacaaccatgtccagactgacaaagagagtgtgggccaacaataagaGCCCCTTATTGACTGAGTATACAAAGATCCAAGTTTACAGAGCCTGCGTCCAGAGCACTCTCctatatggcagtgagtctttggCTCTCCGTGCCCGTCAGGAGAGAAAGCTGAATGCCAACCACGtgtgctgccttcgacacatcttggaactcacctggcaggacaaggtgacaaacaacagcgTCCTGGGGAGAGCTAGAATCACCAGCATATACACAATGCTGaagcagagacgaatgcgctggctcgggcaggtGATGCGAATGGGCAGGATCCACAAGGATCTTCCCaagtacggagagctgatgcaagGAAAACGTCCAATAGGTATAAAGCTACGGTATAAAGAcgaatgcaagagggacctgaaagccatggacgtcgatcttgccacATGGGAAACACTGGCCGCAGACcgatcagcctggaggcagtatgTTCAGAAAGGTCTCTtcgagttcgaggagtcacttgccaagcaaTCGGAGGCaatgagacagagaaggaaagccaatAGCCAGGAAGACATACCAGAATCAGACTTcgtttaataatttattattaattattatgtactattattattattagatattatgtaccacgccctgccctggtgactctctattactcccttatctatccatatctcaactatggtatttgtgcttggggctctactacccaaaatcatttacgtcctctaattactcaacacaaagctgctattaggacaatatccaattctggccccagacatcactcggtacccctattcaaatccctgaatatgttagacattaagtcactgcacattctctcatgtgtactatacatatacaaaacgctaaattgtaatgccaatcctgatctcaaaagcttcatagaaggttgtaacagaacccatgagcaccacaccagaaataaatacagttttgatattcctagagtacgacttaatcaaaccagaaatgctctacaaatcaaggggcccagaatgtggaatgaccttcccaaccatgttaaagacagtacctctctcaaccagtttaagataaaaactaaacactacctaataaattccctgtaacctacctcactcctctattgtcaacccatgtccgttattttctttttttttaatcaacactgtttgtcaacctattgtatttgtgctgctttttcagtcatgttccccctttttttttttttttatctttatttgtatttgttctcaacactttttattctttatgctcaattagtattaagttctagatattaatgtttttcttgcccgaaacgcattgcgtaatagtggctttaggcattgtatgtactagctctatctatatatcaatccattaatgtaacatcacttgtatgtatataccttacctgaataaacatctgaatctgaatctgaatctgaattacaattattacttaacctataccgttgataggttaagtaataattgtaaataagaagcaataagatgcttattttaacatactaagaaggttaggtgaggtcggtgttttctatggagcttttcaaggtaaactaaaataatcacaatcaattagtatgtcacatatgtacttattaaatATACCAATATTGaccataagcaagtgcgagaacgggttgcacaacgTACAGTCAGAGGCTCTGTACCACAACATACGGTCCTTCAGtatagggaaggtggggaggacaGTATAGGGAAGGTGCAGAGGACAGTATAGGGAAGCTGGGGAGGACAGTTATGTATAAAGATACGGGGGAGATGACATTAAGGGATGTGATAAAGGACATCAGCTGTGGAATGATGTACAGGATGTTAGAGCGGCGGAAAGGACACACATTTGTAGGATGGGGAGGGAGGACACATTtttggggtggggagggagggagggcaagcAGAGAGTGTGGAGGGAAGATTAAGTGGGGGAAAACGACAGTATGATTGGTACGTGCTGATAGGGGTAGCAGGGAGGATAGAATGACAACAACAGTGGGAGTGAGGAAAGACTGCTGGGCTGGTATGGGGATTGGATCGGTGGGAAGGGTTGTTGAATTAGCAGAGGGGCTGGGTAATTTggcggggtaatggtggggaggctgGCGATTCGGGGAGGGTGTTCAGAAGTCGtcatcacaaaaacttggaattcGCCTTAAACTAAACAGGTTCTTCGATGGGCTGGGCTCCTACATGACTAGCAATGGCGTCTGGCATGTAGCCTGCCAGGCTACGTACCCCGCCAGACCCGGCAATACTCATCACATGTTTATATCACCCTTTACTACCTAAAGTTTAAACAATCTCATAAAAAAcgaaaatacaataaaaaaattGCATTACTGAAGAAGTTCGATCTCTAATTATTTGATTGAATACGAAATtcactgggttcgtatcctggtcagGGAGGATTGTCTGGAcgacaatccttaactgttggatgttaaatgatttggtgggtcgtattccggggaaaaattatgattaaggacctgcccgaaacgctatgcgtgatagtggctttacaagaatgtaaaaactcttgtgtgtgtgtgtatatatatatatatatatatatatatatatatatatatatatatatatatatatatatatatatatatatatatatatatatatatatatatataataaaattgtAGCGTTTTGGTATTGAACCTCAAGGCGAGAACTGAAGTCAAATTTCAAATATGATTGACCGTTGAACGGTTGATCAGAGAGGCGCGACAATGCGGGCGCAGAGCAACTCAACATTTCCATAATATCACGGTTACCACCAATTTAAACATTTCGTCTATATAGGAACATGTATCACAATTTACAAATTATGAGAAATTCTCATCAGTTGGTCGGCGGTCAGTGGAGTCTTGCCATGCAAGAGGTTATTATTACATCATATATGATCATTAGAATTGTTCTAGTACCGACGCGGTGTACTCggtaataccgtgttatagcaaaatACCGCCTTTCTTACTCTGGTATTGTTGTATCCTAGCTATTAAGCGGGGTTCACTAGTCACATACCGTCTGCATCTTACTAGAGGATCAGTGTTCTCTAGTCAGGTACCGCCGCCTCCTAGTCATTGACTGACAGTCCATACTTCCCTTCTAGATATTGCTCTTCCAACCAATTTTCCGATTTTGCGATGGTTAACTATTTACGGCAGCCAGCTTGGTCTCGGGACACATCAGAGGGCAATAACTCGTTCAAAACTCTGAGCTTTAAGGTCATGTTTATTTAGTTTAAAAATGATAACAACAATATTTGGGCATTTTCCTTGAAGTTAAATTTTCTGAAAATACTAAAAAGTTGCAAATGTCACTCGGCTTGTTTCAACAATCATTTGCCGCTTTTAAGCAGTTATACAATAATAACTTTTGTTGCAGTTGTTAGCAAccatggaaatagatcaaatcgaGATCAGACAAATGTGTTTCTAAACATAAGTTACTGTGAAATCTTTTATGATATTTTTAGTATGTACGATGAAAACAGAGGCAGTTTTAGTATTTCATTTCGAGATTGTTATTACGATTCATCATTGAAGGTAAACAAATAGATGTATGGTGTTGAGGGCTGTGTAGCTAGTTAACGCTCAACTAGGCTATCTGGAAGCCATCAACGGGTAATCCAAAATGGGACCGCAACAGATTGCCCGAGTGTAACAAATATAGCGTGCTACGGGGTCAATCCTGGGACCGGTTCTGTTCCTGATTTGCATAATTTACATCAATAATGGGTCATGCTGCACAGTATAAAAATTTGGACGATAAGTAATGGGCAACATGCCAACACTACTCACTCGAGCACCGAGGACTGCACGCAGACGCGGGTGTTGTACACTGGCGTCGCCCTGATTCCAAACAACACATATAGGAAATGACAATTAAAAGGTAATGCATAaataaatcacactaacgtgatgcatcaatgagaaaatcatgataaggattcgaacctgcttgGGTTCGAATGTGTGCAgcttcgaatcctcatcatggcatCTACTGATTTTCCACAAATAAAAAGCAGTATGAGAAGAGAGCCAAAGAgtccgactatacagcactttggagggtatatgaggataaggagttaGGATAGTTAGACAACCCCTGAGTTGCCCATGTGTTTGTGGCTCCTTTTGGTGGGTGGAGGTGCAGGGCTGCGAAGTCCAGTTCCACTTTTTTCAAGTCTTCTACTTCTGAACGCAGCTCTCCTCCTCAGACTCCTGGGGTGAGTGACTAAgtccctgagtcggactgtgatggaagatCGGGCTCTATAGCTCCGACTATGGTGGGTCCTGACCAGGCTTCAACTTTGGCTACCCCTTTCGATTCTCTCTCTTGGCTGAGTGGAACTTGTGGTGACTACTGTGTCACCTGTGGAGCTCAGTTTTTATGGTTACAACACTACGTTTTGTCCCCCTCCTTTCGGAAGGTCCAAGGCGACGTCCTGACAATCGTCGAGTGCACACATTTCCCACAATTGTTGCTGTCTACCATGATCTTTTTGGCCCCCACCACGTAGCCTAAATATTTTGAGTCTGCCATGATGACCATATACCCGCCTTGATGATTTGAACATACAGAGACACGTTGTAGAGACTGTTGATGTTCGCATTAAGTTTAGTCTAACCCGGACTGGCACCCGCGTCGTCGAGGCCTCTTTTTAAGGAGGCAGCCACTCACCTAGTTGCCCTATCTCACATTGGCGAGGCCCCTAGTTCGGGGTCTCCAAGAATGTCATTAAATGCCAGCATTAGCACAGTCCTCTCTCCTCATTCTGAGACTGGGGAAGAAGGAACTTACTGATTGCCATGAGGATGTGCAATATATATACTCGAGGCCCAGAGTTATCCTGTCCTCCAGGGTGACACGTTCACTAGGCACCCTCACAGTCATCATCTTCCCCTTTAGGTGATTTTGAAAATTTTGTATAGTGTCACTTTGTGACACTATACACTCATCTTTGATAAATCTTGTTGATGCCAGTTGCTCCATATAGGAACACGTCCCCTCTCCACGCTTCTGCAACAGGTGCTGGAAATTCGGGCATGGAGTCTCAAACTGTAGTAGAAGTGTGTCTTTTTGTCTCTTGTGTAACGAACGCCTCAGACCATTTTCAGTCAGGTATTTTCTGCTGCCTGTGCTCACTGTATTAACTGCGGTGATGCTCACCATGTTTTTTAACAAGAGGCAGACAGAGCAACTCAAAGAGACACAGACCCGGGCACTGCCGGATACTCCATCTAGCGGTGAAGGTAATGCAATTCATGTTACTATGTATCCGCTTTCTCTCTGCCTCTGTAGATATTGGAGAGCTTTCTAACCAAACTCGTCCTTCAGCGCCACGCGTCGGGGCATATAGAATTGTAAAATGTACTTTGGGGCGAGTTAAATTTTCAACTTCCCTCACAAGTgaaaaaaaaaacgataaaagGATGTTTGTATATACGGTGTTGGAGAAGCTTCAGGGTGAAACATTCTCCAAATAAAACCTTCGACCATAGCTGCTGTTATGAACAAACATAAATAATCATAGCTGAAGACAAGACCTGAAATTCCACATTGCTGCATATTAGGTTATGCCTTCCTTCCTGGGGTCAAATATTAGGTTATGCCTTCCTTCCTGGGGTCAAATATTAGGTTATGTCTTCCTTCCTGGGGTCAAATATTAGGTTATGCCTTCCTTCTTGGGGGTCAAATATCAGGTTATGCCTTCCTTCTTGGGGGTCAAATATCAGGTTATGCCTTCCTTCTTGGGGTCAAACATTAGGTTATGCCTTCCTTCCTGCGGTCAAATGGGGGAAGCCATGCCAAGTTGGACTGAATTCCGTTCATTGGTGTCCGAGTGCATAGCGGATAGACACAGACTTAAGCATTTATTAACACCAATATCAATACGGTATACATGCACGCATACAAACATTCATAGGTATGCATACAGTCATACACTGGAGAGTAAAGGAACGGTCACATTCCTGGGGTCTGGGGAGAGCTGAGcctcccagccaccaccacaccgacGGTCCAGTTTACTGCCATTCATCGATAGACAGTTTCCAGTGGTGGCGTCCACGGCAGAATTTAGGCATATGCTACAAGGAACATTATATAACCTCACGGTATAAAAGAGCCTCTCGATATCTCAGATTTGTTAGTCT
Proteins encoded in this window:
- the LOC138358066 gene encoding uncharacterized protein; this encodes MSRLTKRVWANNKSPLLTEYTKIQVYRACVQSTLLYGSESLALRARQERKLNANHVCCLRHILELTWQDKVTNNSVLGRARITSIYTMLKQRRMRWLGQVMRMGRIHKDLPKYGELMQGKRPIGIKLRYKDECKRDLKAMDVDLATWETLAADRSAWRQYVQKGLFEFEESLAKQSEAMRQRRKANSQEDIPESDFV